Proteins co-encoded in one Chitinophagales bacterium genomic window:
- a CDS encoding DUF1028 domain-containing protein, which produces MKHLSITILLILLTMTTKAQTFYGSEPFAHTYSIVAYDEKTGEMGVAVQSHWFSVGSLVTWGEAGVGVVATQSFVNPAFGPQGLALMKVGLSPKQALESMIAADEGRDVRQVALLNTKGEVAAHTGEKCIQAAGHIEGKHYSVQANMMLNDKVWGAMAKAFETTEAPLAERMMAALEAAESVGGDIRGKQSAAILVVRGESTGKVWEDRLVDLRVEDHENPIAEIKRVLKVHRAYEHMNKGDLAVEHGDMDLAMKEYVAAEEMFPENEEMKFWHAVTLVNNDRLKEALPIFKEVFTKNENWKVLTPRLIDSDLLKVSEEDLKKILKQ; this is translated from the coding sequence ATGAAACATCTTTCCATCACCATCCTATTGATTCTATTGACCATGACCACAAAAGCACAAACATTCTACGGTTCCGAACCCTTTGCACATACCTATTCGATAGTGGCTTACGATGAAAAAACGGGCGAGATGGGTGTGGCGGTTCAGTCGCATTGGTTTTCGGTGGGGAGTTTGGTGACTTGGGGCGAAGCAGGGGTTGGAGTAGTGGCTACGCAGTCGTTTGTGAATCCCGCTTTTGGGCCACAAGGTTTGGCATTGATGAAAGTGGGTTTATCGCCCAAACAGGCTTTGGAGAGTATGATTGCAGCAGATGAAGGTCGGGATGTGCGGCAAGTAGCACTGTTGAATACGAAAGGTGAAGTGGCGGCTCATACAGGCGAAAAGTGTATTCAAGCGGCGGGACACATTGAAGGAAAGCACTATTCGGTTCAAGCCAATATGATGCTCAACGATAAAGTTTGGGGGGCGATGGCGAAGGCTTTTGAAACGACAGAAGCACCCTTGGCGGAACGCATGATGGCGGCTTTGGAGGCGGCAGAATCGGTGGGTGGTGATATTCGGGGCAAACAGTCGGCTGCGATTTTGGTGGTGAGGGGTGAATCAACGGGTAAGGTTTGGGAAGACCGTTTGGTGGATTTGAGGGTGGAGGACCATGAGAATCCGATTGCGGAAATCAAACGGGTTTTGAAGGTGCATAGGGCGTATGAACACATGAACAAGGGTGATTTGGCGGTGGAACATGGTGACATGGATTTGGCAATGAAGGAATATGTGGCAGCGGAAGAGATGTTTCCAGAGAATGAGGAGATGAAGTTTTGGCACGCTGTTACGCTGGTGAACAATGACCGATTGAAGGAGGCTTTGCCTATTTTCAAAGAGGTTTTTACTAAAAACGAAAACTGGAAGGTACTGACTCCTCGCTTGATTGATTCGGATTTATTGAAGGTGTCGGAGGAGGATTTGAAGAAGATATTGAAGCAGTAA
- a CDS encoding PDZ domain-containing protein: MRNYLLLWICTLLCPFVLSAQFESNTIIPTSHYEIAFPNALHHEAEISITYRHLPDEPFIVTMSSTSPGRYAIHQFGKNVYNVAALDEAGQALEIERITPESWQILKHNGTVNVHYTLFADRADGTYAKIDDTHAHLNIPATFMWAKGLEKYPITVEFHIPENSKWKIATQLKSTATPSIFLAPNLQYFMDSPTKLSDYSLREWSVQNPDGNKLVMRLAVTHDTEETVIDDFAEIVKRVVLEQQAIYGELPSYDFGNYTFICDYRTGINGDGMEHRNSTMLTSSNSLANNIVPLMGTVSHEFFHCWNVERLRPASLEPFDFEHANMCGELWFAEGFTSYYDDLILCRVGVHTLDDYAAKLSTDLQYVLNQPATGLYSAIDMSQRAPFVDAASQMDKTNFQNCHTSYYPLGSVIGLALDLQLRSSFDNVNLDDYMYALWQSYGKEEIPFTIQDLETTLAEVTGDKNFADTFFKEYIYGTAINDYKALLANAGLLLQKKYPNRAYLSRCQYSFQKDKGLQINSGTVKGTPLYNAGLDVGDVITAIDGKILKNSQSLQDILKTHAVGDEVEITYLHHGNSQKTVATLSEDYRLEVITYEDAGLKVDKKIKQFREDWLSSKVVKAKKGLILMNDSY; this comes from the coding sequence ATGAGAAATTATCTATTGTTGTGGATTTGTACATTATTATGTCCTTTCGTATTGTCAGCGCAGTTTGAGTCCAATACCATTATTCCTACAAGTCATTATGAAATAGCTTTTCCCAATGCACTGCATCACGAGGCAGAAATCAGCATCACCTATAGACATTTGCCTGATGAGCCATTTATTGTTACGATGAGTTCCACTTCCCCTGGACGATATGCCATTCATCAATTTGGCAAAAACGTGTACAATGTGGCTGCACTAGATGAAGCGGGTCAGGCATTAGAAATAGAACGTATTACCCCTGAGTCTTGGCAGATATTAAAACACAATGGGACTGTAAATGTTCACTATACCTTATTTGCAGATAGAGCAGATGGAACCTATGCCAAAATTGATGATACACACGCACATCTCAACATCCCTGCTACTTTTATGTGGGCAAAAGGTTTGGAAAAATACCCGATTACGGTTGAATTTCATATCCCTGAAAATAGCAAATGGAAGATTGCTACACAGCTTAAATCAACAGCTACTCCTTCAATTTTTTTAGCCCCAAATCTGCAATATTTTATGGATAGTCCCACCAAATTGAGTGATTATAGCTTGCGAGAATGGTCTGTTCAGAATCCTGATGGCAATAAATTGGTTATGCGATTGGCAGTAACGCATGATACGGAGGAAACTGTTATTGATGATTTTGCAGAGATAGTAAAAAGAGTAGTTTTGGAGCAACAGGCTATTTATGGAGAACTACCGAGTTATGATTTTGGTAACTACACTTTTATTTGTGATTACCGAACAGGAATCAATGGTGATGGTATGGAGCATCGAAATTCCACCATGCTCACATCTTCCAATAGTTTGGCTAACAATATAGTACCTTTGATGGGAACTGTATCCCATGAGTTTTTTCATTGTTGGAATGTAGAACGGCTTCGTCCTGCTTCTTTAGAACCTTTTGACTTCGAACATGCCAATATGTGTGGAGAACTGTGGTTTGCAGAAGGTTTTACATCCTATTATGATGATTTAATACTTTGCAGGGTAGGTGTTCACACACTTGATGATTATGCAGCTAAATTGAGTACTGATCTTCAGTATGTATTGAATCAACCTGCAACTGGCTTGTATTCAGCTATTGACATGAGCCAACGTGCGCCTTTTGTAGATGCTGCAAGTCAAATGGATAAAACCAATTTTCAAAATTGCCACACGTCTTATTATCCTTTAGGCAGTGTGATTGGTTTGGCTCTCGACCTTCAATTGCGTAGTTCTTTTGATAATGTGAATTTAGATGACTATATGTATGCGCTTTGGCAATCTTATGGCAAAGAAGAAATCCCATTCACGATACAAGATTTGGAAACCACACTTGCAGAAGTGACAGGGGATAAAAATTTTGCCGACACTTTTTTCAAAGAATATATCTACGGAACTGCTATCAACGACTACAAAGCATTGCTGGCCAATGCTGGTCTGTTACTGCAAAAAAAATATCCTAATCGTGCCTATTTGAGTCGCTGTCAGTATTCTTTTCAAAAAGACAAAGGACTTCAAATCAATTCTGGTACGGTGAAAGGTACTCCACTTTACAATGCTGGCTTAGATGTAGGAGATGTGATTACGGCAATTGACGGAAAAATATTGAAGAATAGCCAATCGCTTCAAGATATATTGAAAACACATGCCGTTGGTGATGAGGTAGAAATCACTTATTTACATCATGGGAATTCTCAAAAAACCGTTGCTACATTATCCGAAGACTATCGTTTGGAAGTGATTACTTATGAGGATGCAGGTTTGAAGGTGGACAAAAAAATCAAGCAATTTAGAGAGGATTGGTTGTCTTCAAAAGTAGTTAAAGCTAAAAAAGGATTGATATTGATGAATGATAGCTATTAG
- a CDS encoding SUMF1/EgtB/PvdO family nonheme iron enzyme: protein MKKTLFLLLTSLFLFGCNTSNKSLFVTESGETFKLKNPPGTIKIGENLFADKMEASNINYREYLYWIMEIYGEKSETYQKALPDTLVWDTETEDFLIDIYFRHPALNDFPVVGLSYEQALAFCSWRSDRVYEVRLIDKKVISHTFSQDSTNYFSIDRFLKENNADSQLLEENPYPKYRLPTIEEWEYLASGGLDKAKYPHGYDELSKGWKKVTKKGYQVYTVKQIDKEEPLHFYGSKEISTDANIGYPNNFGFLHTIGNVAEMTSEKGIAKGGSWCHSLEESKIEANIEYDKPTKWLGFRCVCSWENPVK, encoded by the coding sequence GTGAAAAAAACACTGTTTCTACTCCTCACCTCGCTTTTTCTATTTGGCTGCAATACTTCAAATAAAAGCCTGTTTGTCACCGAAAGTGGTGAAACCTTCAAATTGAAGAATCCGCCTGGTACGATAAAAATTGGAGAGAATTTGTTTGCGGATAAGATGGAGGCTTCAAACATAAATTATCGAGAGTATTTGTATTGGATAATGGAAATATATGGTGAAAAATCAGAAACCTACCAGAAAGCATTGCCTGATACTTTGGTTTGGGATACTGAAACCGAAGATTTTTTAATTGATATTTATTTTCGTCATCCTGCTTTGAATGATTTTCCAGTAGTGGGATTGTCTTACGAACAAGCCTTGGCTTTTTGTAGTTGGCGGTCGGATAGGGTTTATGAAGTTAGGTTAATTGATAAGAAAGTTATCAGTCATACTTTTTCCCAAGATTCTACCAATTACTTTTCGATAGACCGTTTTTTGAAGGAAAATAATGCTGACAGCCAATTATTAGAAGAAAATCCCTATCCTAAATACCGACTTCCAACTATTGAAGAATGGGAATATTTGGCAAGTGGTGGTTTGGATAAGGCAAAATATCCCCATGGTTATGATGAATTATCGAAAGGATGGAAAAAGGTAACTAAGAAAGGCTATCAGGTCTATACGGTAAAACAGATAGACAAGGAAGAACCTCTTCATTTTTATGGCTCTAAAGAAATAAGTACTGATGCCAATATAGGCTACCCCAACAACTTCGGCTTTCTCCACACCATCGGCAATGTAGCCGAAATGACCTCCGAAAAAGGAATTGCCAAAGGTGGAAGTTGGTGCCATTCATTGGAGGAAAGCAAAATTGAAGCGAACATCGAATATGATAAACCAACCAAATGGCTTGGTTTTCGGTGTGTTTGTAGTTGGGAGAATCCAGTGAAATGA
- a CDS encoding tetratricopeptide repeat protein translates to MIEIGNQKEDKFIEVFEDMGTLSLEEEELLSLKQSLEEAITTANYTKQFSKQSKLYALLAKVHILLNNNEKAFESFGKSITIGNNLLVKKDQIKILKSIAELSLTMGEYEKAYGYRLQIMKMYEELNDKEGIYSTLYNIGSIFFYQQNFPQALAHYEQAQEMAQAAQDSSIIYRSLAAIGSVYGEIKDNDKSVKYNLQSLKMAESMSFDLGIAYASHNVGLNYIILEMPDKALSYFERALDLMQKSGDKFGEANCLQAISGVYSQNKDYAKAIDYLEQSLLIHQQLGDRSRIREIYLDLSRAYFNDGNSDKAYQVQKGYIELRDSLIKDEAMQQMAGLKQTYELEKKENEKQIAIMQKEKQIEQVYRYAFLVGLSFLVLVAWLFFSRYQEQTAMNKLLAQKNEEIQLQNNKLATSNRELEQFAYIASHDLKEPLRNIGGFTTLLERRYLIEGDEDAKDFMHFISSSVTHMHKLLTDLLAYSRIGMQEDNHAEHLSLNDIVNQVSGNYQTAIKQNEVRIIAEHLPTIYANRIQMIQLFQNLIGNAIKFRSEKNPEIHIHCADNSKEFIISVKDNGIGMEQEYTDKIFVIFQRLHNRTKYEGTGIGLAICKKIVEQHHGKIWVESQSGEGSTFYFSLPKEQKVDILASKATRKTAVA, encoded by the coding sequence TTGATAGAAATAGGCAACCAGAAGGAAGATAAGTTTATTGAAGTTTTTGAAGATATGGGGACTCTAAGCCTTGAAGAAGAAGAATTGTTGTCTTTGAAACAATCATTGGAAGAAGCTATCACAACAGCAAACTACACCAAACAATTTTCCAAACAAAGTAAGCTGTACGCTTTACTAGCAAAGGTACATATACTGCTCAATAACAATGAAAAAGCATTCGAATCATTTGGGAAATCTATAACAATAGGAAACAATCTATTGGTAAAAAAAGACCAGATTAAAATTTTGAAGAGTATAGCCGAACTATCCCTCACGATGGGTGAATACGAAAAAGCCTATGGTTATCGCCTTCAAATAATGAAAATGTATGAAGAACTGAATGACAAAGAGGGTATTTATTCAACCCTTTACAACATTGGCTCTATCTTCTTCTATCAGCAAAACTTTCCACAAGCATTGGCGCATTATGAGCAAGCACAAGAAATGGCTCAAGCAGCTCAAGACAGTTCTATTATCTATCGAAGTCTTGCTGCAATTGGAAGCGTCTATGGTGAAATAAAAGACAATGATAAATCTGTAAAATACAACTTACAATCTCTAAAAATGGCCGAAAGTATGTCTTTCGATTTGGGGATTGCTTATGCTTCTCATAATGTAGGCTTGAATTACATTATCTTGGAGATGCCCGATAAAGCACTTAGTTATTTTGAAAGAGCCTTAGACTTGATGCAAAAATCAGGAGATAAATTTGGAGAAGCCAATTGTTTGCAAGCCATTAGTGGAGTTTATTCTCAAAACAAAGACTACGCAAAAGCCATTGATTATCTAGAACAATCACTTCTTATACACCAGCAATTGGGAGACCGTTCGAGAATAAGAGAAATATACTTAGATCTTTCCAGAGCTTATTTTAATGATGGTAACTCTGATAAGGCGTATCAAGTGCAAAAAGGATACATCGAACTTCGTGACTCACTCATCAAGGATGAGGCAATGCAGCAAATGGCAGGTTTGAAGCAAACCTATGAATTGGAGAAAAAAGAGAATGAAAAACAAATCGCCATCATGCAAAAAGAGAAGCAAATCGAACAAGTCTATCGGTATGCTTTTTTGGTCGGATTGAGTTTTTTGGTATTGGTAGCTTGGTTATTTTTTAGCCGTTATCAAGAACAAACGGCGATGAACAAACTCTTGGCACAAAAAAATGAGGAAATCCAACTCCAAAACAATAAACTGGCGACTTCAAACCGTGAACTCGAACAGTTTGCCTACATCGCCTCCCACGATTTGAAGGAACCCCTGCGAAACATTGGCGGTTTTACGACACTACTCGAAAGACGTTATCTTATTGAAGGTGATGAGGATGCAAAAGATTTCATGCACTTTATTTCTTCTTCCGTCACCCATATGCACAAGCTACTGACCGACTTATTGGCCTATTCCAGAATTGGGATGCAAGAGGACAATCACGCCGAACATCTCTCACTGAATGACATTGTAAATCAGGTTTCTGGCAATTATCAAACGGCTATCAAACAAAATGAAGTGCGAATAATTGCTGAACATTTACCAACCATTTACGCCAATCGCATACAGATGATACAGTTGTTTCAAAACCTCATAGGAAACGCTATCAAATTTAGAAGTGAAAAAAATCCAGAGATACACATACATTGTGCCGATAACAGCAAGGAATTCATCATTTCGGTGAAAGACAATGGTATTGGGATGGAACAAGAATATACCGACAAGATATTTGTGATTTTCCAACGACTACACAACCGTACCAAATACGAAGGTACGGGCATTGGCTTGGCTATCTGCAAAAAAATTGTAGAACAACACCATGGAAAGATTTGGGTAGAATCACAATCGGGTGAAGGCAGCACTTTTTATTTCTCCCTACCAAAAGAACAAAAAGTGGATATTCTCGCTTCAAAAGCAACTCGAAAAACAGCAGTTGCTTGA
- a CDS encoding RNA polymerase sigma factor, which translates to MLNHHAEFTKLTDNELLSTYSATNDDKCIATLYSRYYQKVYHKCLTFTKDKDKAFDLTQDILVKTLRNVSSFQSKSAFSSWLYRITYNYCIDYVRNKKKRAEISLETQIHIAEQMPYEEYKEDDYQRFKRVQKLLSRFTGETREMLELKYLEGYSLKEIMDKYGLAESAVKMRLLRAKRKIADLYDKEFIQ; encoded by the coding sequence ATGCTTAATCATCACGCAGAATTCACAAAACTCACCGACAACGAATTATTATCTACCTACAGTGCCACAAACGACGACAAATGTATTGCCACATTGTATAGTCGTTACTATCAAAAGGTTTATCATAAGTGCCTGACATTCACAAAAGATAAGGACAAAGCCTTTGATTTGACTCAGGATATTCTGGTAAAGACACTACGCAATGTCTCTTCATTTCAGAGTAAATCTGCTTTTTCGAGTTGGTTGTACCGAATCACCTACAACTACTGCATAGACTATGTTAGAAACAAGAAGAAGAGGGCAGAAATATCCTTGGAAACGCAAATCCACATTGCAGAACAGATGCCTTACGAGGAATATAAAGAAGACGATTACCAACGTTTCAAAAGAGTTCAAAAATTGTTGAGCCGTTTTACTGGCGAAACTAGAGAAATGCTTGAATTAAAATACTTAGAAGGATATTCCCTAAAAGAAATTATGGATAAATACGGTTTGGCAGAAAGTGCAGTAAAAATGCGTTTGCTTAGAGCAAAAAGAAAAATTGCTGACTTATATGATAAAGAGTTCATTCAATAG
- a CDS encoding D-Ala-D-Ala carboxypeptidase family metallohydrolase — MNHWNTLFAFLLIATLWACQEPPKNFVENIAENIEVHVSQTFLADAIPLQLSFHIRWSIVDTLLFHEQFDTTKTYNESILLPRTKELCTKITAAYRINDFKHSKKIQQFRADVASALLHHLSEEGTLIEEVQLTDIQFPPKFASFNQKVLPLPSNSNLPPPPIGVDELLVSQQERLKLQLTTLQMLVKAEKIAGEKFVLNSGYRDRVRNRMVGGVANSAHLRGLAMDISFNGTAQKKRILDALKKVGFQRIGVYYKHIHADNDHSLPTPARW; from the coding sequence ATGAACCATTGGAACACTCTATTTGCATTTCTGCTGATAGCCACACTTTGGGCTTGTCAAGAACCGCCGAAAAATTTTGTCGAAAACATTGCCGAAAACATAGAAGTCCATGTATCACAAACCTTTTTAGCAGATGCGATTCCCCTTCAATTGTCTTTTCACATTCGATGGTCTATTGTGGACACCCTACTTTTTCACGAGCAGTTTGACACAACAAAAACCTACAACGAGTCCATCCTCCTTCCCCGCACCAAAGAACTGTGTACCAAAATCACTGCTGCTTACCGTATCAATGATTTCAAGCACAGCAAAAAAATACAGCAGTTTCGGGCAGATGTTGCCTCCGCTCTGCTCCATCATCTTAGTGAAGAAGGTACACTCATTGAAGAAGTGCAACTCACTGATATCCAATTCCCTCCAAAATTCGCCTCCTTCAATCAGAAAGTGTTACCGCTACCTTCCAATTCAAACCTTCCGCCACCGCCAATCGGTGTGGACGAACTTCTTGTGAGTCAACAAGAACGCCTCAAGTTGCAGCTAACAACGCTTCAAATGTTGGTGAAAGCAGAAAAGATTGCAGGAGAAAAGTTTGTATTGAACTCGGGCTATCGGGATAGGGTGAGAAATCGCATGGTTGGCGGAGTAGCCAATTCTGCTCACCTTCGAGGTTTAGCGATGGATATCTCCTTCAATGGCACTGCACAGAAAAAACGCATCCTTGATGCCCTCAAAAAAGTGGGCTTCCAACGTATTGGCGTGTATTACAAACACATTCATGCCGATAATGACCATTCTTTGCCCACACCAGCGAGATGGTGA
- a CDS encoding alpha/beta fold hydrolase, whose product MKKSRFKFFLRITIWLFILLNVLTYIHAYKFTHFSLEDKKIERSKGIEQLTMMDKLALIPFGVDHPKPQNEVLPTKKYERVTFPSRGEKEIEGWLLPVENAKGTVILFHGYLGVKSLQLEEAYGFNEMGYNALMIDFLGHGGSEGKSTSIGYGEAVDVIYAYYFAEEELMEDNIVLFGASMGAAAILRALSISDIQPAAILVECPFGSMQQTIQNRFTVLNAPSFPTSQLLVLWGGLQNGFWAFKHNPADYAKAVRTPTLLMYGKKDSRVMLEETESIYQSLSGYKHLQIFENSGHQSYCRNEHELWMQSVEVFLEEVMTGEPFLSI is encoded by the coding sequence ATGAAAAAATCCCGCTTCAAATTTTTCCTAAGAATAACAATTTGGCTGTTCATCCTCTTGAACGTCCTTACCTATATACACGCCTACAAGTTCACGCATTTCAGCCTCGAAGACAAAAAGATAGAGCGAAGCAAGGGCATCGAACAACTAACCATGATGGACAAATTGGCTTTGATACCCTTTGGAGTCGACCATCCCAAACCGCAAAACGAAGTCTTGCCTACCAAAAAGTATGAGCGGGTCACATTTCCCTCAAGAGGCGAAAAAGAAATTGAAGGATGGCTTTTGCCTGTCGAAAATGCAAAGGGTACAGTCATATTGTTTCATGGATATTTGGGAGTCAAGTCATTGCAGTTGGAAGAGGCTTATGGCTTCAATGAAATGGGCTACAATGCCTTGATGATAGATTTTTTAGGGCATGGCGGCTCAGAAGGCAAAAGTACAAGCATTGGATATGGCGAGGCAGTAGATGTAATATATGCGTATTATTTTGCAGAAGAAGAACTTATGGAGGACAACATTGTGCTTTTTGGAGCTTCCATGGGAGCAGCAGCTATTCTGCGGGCTTTGAGCATTTCGGATATTCAACCTGCCGCTATTTTGGTGGAATGTCCCTTTGGTTCGATGCAGCAAACCATTCAAAACCGCTTCACCGTCCTCAATGCCCCAAGTTTCCCAACTTCCCAGCTTTTGGTGCTTTGGGGTGGGCTGCAAAATGGTTTTTGGGCCTTCAAGCACAATCCAGCCGATTATGCCAAAGCAGTGCGGACACCTACTTTGTTGATGTATGGCAAAAAAGACAGTCGGGTAATGCTCGAAGAAACCGAGAGCATTTACCAATCCCTTTCGGGCTACAAACACCTCCAAATTTTTGAAAACAGTGGCCATCAATCCTATTGCCGCAATGAACACGAACTTTGGATGCAATCGGTTGAAGTTTTTTTGGAGGAGGTGATGACTGGCGAGCCGTTTCTTTCTATTTGA
- a CDS encoding superoxide dismutase → MDKRTFLKATAITTAGIIINPLAGCQQTTEKNTTTDKPAELSTTADAFTLPPLAYSFAALAPNIDAETMEIHHDKHHAGYVKKLNAAIKGTSFEGKTLEEIVKSVSDKDADTAVRNNGGGHFNHSLFWSVIGPAEASGQPEGQLEEALNATFGSIGKFKEAFSAASSSVFGSGWAWLCVGEDKKMFITTTPNQDNPLMKSLVEKAGTPILGIDVWEHAYYLNYQNRRADYIANFYNVVDWSSVSERFAGLM, encoded by the coding sequence ATGGACAAACGAACTTTTCTCAAAGCTACTGCAATTACAACTGCTGGAATAATCATCAATCCATTAGCAGGTTGTCAGCAAACGACTGAAAAAAATACAACTACTGATAAACCCGCCGAACTGTCCACTACGGCTGATGCTTTTACCTTACCTCCTCTGGCCTATAGTTTTGCGGCACTTGCGCCCAATATTGATGCCGAAACGATGGAAATTCACCACGATAAGCACCATGCGGGCTATGTCAAAAAACTCAACGCCGCCATAAAAGGAACATCATTTGAAGGCAAAACATTGGAGGAAATCGTCAAAAGTGTGTCCGATAAAGACGCTGACACTGCTGTTCGCAATAATGGCGGTGGTCACTTCAACCACAGTCTTTTCTGGTCGGTCATAGGCCCTGCCGAAGCAAGCGGACAACCCGAAGGTCAATTAGAAGAGGCTCTAAATGCGACATTTGGCAGCATCGGTAAATTCAAAGAAGCATTTTCTGCTGCTTCCAGTTCTGTATTTGGTTCGGGATGGGCATGGCTCTGTGTTGGAGAGGACAAAAAAATGTTCATTACCACCACTCCCAACCAAGACAACCCTTTGATGAAGAGTCTGGTCGAAAAAGCAGGAACGCCTATTCTTGGCATAGATGTTTGGGAACACGCCTATTACCTCAACTACCAAAACCGCCGAGCCGACTACATTGCCAACTTCTACAATGTAGTGGATTGGAGCAGTGTTAGTGAGCGTTTTGCAGGATTAATGTAG
- a CDS encoding SPFH domain-containing protein, whose amino-acid sequence MTKRPHFTIYVCLAACVLQFWACTRYSSTANRDHVFQTTLKDVRLGDGVPINLVLSIRWKIDDASLFYDQFNSLGAYDSLMLIPRGRELAGKLSNTYSSVDSVFTTQREPYIRDLKQRLLGGLGEDGVEIKEIIVSDIYFPKTFTDAMEQIGLRERELEQIRLKNILDLEQAEAKRKKAKAEGTVTIEEAKVEGEVAEINAQIERKKRLTKLAEAETEAQVIEKKALAEARRIQVLADAELEKRRDLNNLDVDQKRNLLTVDKDNQVNLAGLYQTNPVFASFLVNKELASKIQIAVVPPNTDISTLSGLIQTDLQQTATGPVYNLDIENQKRNLENQNEDEEDY is encoded by the coding sequence ATGACCAAAAGACCACATTTCACCATTTATGTGTGCCTTGCTGCCTGCGTATTGCAGTTTTGGGCCTGCACCCGTTATAGTAGCACTGCCAATCGTGACCACGTTTTTCAGACAACTTTAAAAGATGTTCGACTGGGTGATGGTGTTCCCATCAACTTAGTCCTATCAATTCGTTGGAAAATCGATGATGCTTCATTGTTTTACGATCAATTCAACAGTTTGGGCGCATACGACTCACTGATGTTGATTCCTCGTGGGCGAGAATTGGCCGGTAAACTATCGAATACATATTCGAGCGTAGATTCTGTATTTACTACACAACGAGAGCCTTATATCCGTGATTTGAAGCAAAGACTACTGGGTGGTTTGGGCGAAGATGGAGTAGAAATCAAGGAAATCATTGTTTCTGATATTTATTTCCCCAAGACTTTTACCGATGCAATGGAGCAAATTGGCTTGCGAGAGCGAGAGTTGGAGCAGATTCGCCTCAAAAACATTCTCGACCTCGAACAAGCCGAAGCCAAACGCAAAAAAGCAAAAGCCGAAGGAACTGTGACAATTGAAGAAGCGAAAGTGGAGGGTGAAGTGGCAGAAATCAATGCCCAGATTGAGCGCAAAAAACGATTGACCAAATTGGCAGAAGCCGAAACCGAAGCACAGGTAATCGAAAAAAAGGCATTGGCAGAAGCTCGCAGAATTCAAGTTTTGGCAGATGCAGAGTTGGAAAAACGCAGAGACCTCAACAATTTGGATGTGGATCAAAAACGAAATTTGCTGACTGTGGATAAGGACAATCAAGTGAATTTAGCAGGTTTATATCAGACTAATCCCGTTTTTGCATCTTTTTTGGTCAATAAAGAGTTGGCTTCTAAAATTCAAATTGCCGTTGTTCCTCCCAATACGGACATCAGTACCTTGAGTGGATTGATTCAAACTGATTTGCAGCAAACTGCAACAGGACCTGTTTACAATTTGGATATAGAAAACCAAAAGAGAAATTTGGAAAACCAGAATGAAGATGAGGAAGATTATTGA